The Cucumis melo cultivar AY chromosome 5, USDA_Cmelo_AY_1.0, whole genome shotgun sequence genome has a segment encoding these proteins:
- the LOC127149515 gene encoding uncharacterized protein LOC127149515, protein MDAALEEEIKEHKDESESIKSDRHWKRPLKKAKVSSDDLDGRVSSALGVPDVPPLSPLNHHLEGLIEQLIRPLRKLVPRRLLPLNQPNSPYVHLLFSRRFIEAR, encoded by the exons ATGGATGCTGCTCTCGAGGAGGAGATAAAGGAGCATAAAGATGAGAGTGAAAGCATCAAAAGTGATCGTCATTGGAAGAGACCTTTGAAGAAAGCGAAGGTATCAAGTGATGATCTCGACGGAAGGGTTTCAAGTGctttgggagtccctgatgttccaccactg TCACCTTTGAACCATCATCTTGAAGGCCTTATAGAGCAGTTGATTCGACCATTGAGAAAGTTGGTACCTCGAAGACTCCTGCCTCTAAACCAGCCAAACAGTCCTTACGTCCATCTACTCTTCTCGAGGAGATTCATCGAGGCAAGATGA
- the LOC127149514 gene encoding heat shock 70 kDa protein 16-like produces MECETEDSLPSLDSPPRRKLLSLSLIHFSISGAVSCRRYLLTGCPQVQDSFPFSIGFSSDAGLICLGINNVLIPKGQHIPSTKILSFQRNSLFHLEAVYSNPDELPPGMSSKIGCFTIFPFQGSNNSNSRVKVRVQLTMNGITTVESATIIEDTIDQQIPRRDATHSNTEKMETEFVDSSHSESNVSRKARGTRRIDIPVI; encoded by the exons ATGGAATGTGAAACAGAAGACTCTCTTCCCTCCCTAGATTCCCCCCCCCGACGAAaacttctctctctttctctcataCATTTTTCCATCTCCGGAGCTGTTTCCTGCCGCCGTTACCTTCTGACTGGCTGTCCTCAG GTGCAAGATTCATTTCCATTCTCAATTGGCTTCTCATCAGATGCAGGCCTAATTTGCTTAGGAATAAATAACGTACTAATTCCCAAAGGCCAGCACATTCCAAGTACTAAAATTCTATCATTCCAGCGCAATAGTTTATTCCACTTGGAAGCAGTCTATAGTAACCCGGATGAACTACCTCCTGGCATGTCTTCAAAAATTGGTTGCTTTACA ATTTTTCCTTTCCAAGGCTCAAACAACTCGAATTCAAGGGTTAAAGTCAGAGTTCAATTAACTATGAATGGCATCACTACTGTTGAATCAGCTACA ATTATAGAGGATACTATAGATCAACAAATTCCTAGGAGAGATGCTACTCACTCGAACACAGAGAAGATGGAGACCGAGTTTGTTGATTCTTCCCATTCAGAG TCTAATGTTTCAAGAAAAGCTAGGGGCACAAGGAGGATTGACATACCAGTTATATGA